A region of Streptomyces sp. TG1A-60 DNA encodes the following proteins:
- a CDS encoding alpha/beta hydrolase: protein MPSPEPRPTMHIPGTTSHTIAPRTGHRSNEGTLRYLKAGTGAPVVLLHTVRTQAEHFRSLIPLIADQYTVYALDLPGMGYSEIVPGASYDEPAMRAGVKRLLTELDLHDVTLVGESMGAVLALTTAADLPERVRRVVAVNTYDFPGGIARSSLLARVVVGGVLTPGVGPVVAGVEPKAAFRRILQGGLVDKTALRADYVDELLQVGRRPGYPTVARAVYQSLPSLIAARSRYPEVKAPVHLVYGENDWSRPSDRQADKELLPDADFTQVPGAGHFIALERPGILADLLNAAA, encoded by the coding sequence ATGCCCAGCCCAGAGCCACGTCCCACGATGCACATCCCGGGAACCACCAGCCACACCATCGCCCCGCGCACAGGACATCGCAGCAACGAGGGAACCCTGCGCTACCTCAAGGCGGGCACCGGTGCCCCCGTGGTCCTGCTGCACACTGTGCGCACCCAGGCCGAGCACTTCCGCTCCCTCATCCCCCTGATCGCGGACCAGTACACCGTGTACGCCCTCGACCTGCCGGGGATGGGATACTCCGAGATCGTGCCCGGTGCGTCGTACGACGAGCCGGCCATGCGCGCGGGCGTCAAGCGGCTCCTGACCGAACTCGACCTCCACGACGTGACCCTGGTCGGGGAGTCCATGGGGGCGGTGCTCGCCCTGACCACCGCGGCCGACCTGCCCGAGCGGGTCCGGCGCGTCGTCGCGGTGAACACGTACGACTTCCCCGGTGGGATCGCCCGGTCCAGTCTTCTCGCCCGTGTGGTGGTCGGCGGTGTTCTCACTCCGGGGGTAGGCCCGGTGGTCGCCGGGGTGGAGCCCAAGGCCGCCTTCCGCAGGATCCTGCAGGGCGGGCTGGTCGACAAGACCGCGCTGCGGGCGGACTACGTCGACGAACTCCTCCAGGTGGGCCGCCGCCCCGGCTACCCGACCGTCGCCAGGGCCGTGTACCAGAGCCTGCCCAGTCTCATCGCCGCCCGCTCGCGCTACCCCGAGGTCAAGGCACCCGTCCACCTCGTCTACGGGGAGAACGACTGGTCCCGACCCTCGGACCGGCAAGCCGACAAGGAGCTGCTGCCTGACGCCGATTTCACGCAGGTGCCGGGAGCGGGCCACTTCATCGCTCTGGAACGGCCCGGCATCCTCGCCGATCTGTTGAACGCGGCGGCGTGA
- a CDS encoding FAD-dependent oxidoreductase, which produces MRRTPTHHRPLHHARTTTPLTVIGGGFAGLTAAITAAEAGAKVTVYEAHHTLGGRARTAEGPYRTNEGPHALYSGGPHWTWLTQRNLIAPLAPLPPLEAARLRLHHRGALRRTPPFGMLRLLRPRRTGQRAPIDADFLTWATEQAGEEAARAAAHYAAVALYHHDPGSLSAAFVQERLRRATKLPPEAHYPRGGWASVVDRMAARAWNLGVRMEALSRVDSLDTDGRAHGPVIVATSLPRRPPPVEGRLADLAERPTALVDLAVRTRRGDAFAVSDLDAPGWIERFTAQDRTLAPVGEQLIQGQFPIGPQESRADGVTRAERLLDLAFPGWRDRVTWQHEATASGRTGAVDPPGTSWRDRPAVDRGDGVYLAGDQVAAPGVLSEVSFNSALAAVSLALGRRPKDTLDLKHA; this is translated from the coding sequence ATGCGCCGCACCCCCACCCACCACCGCCCCCTCCACCACGCCCGCACCACCACCCCCCTCACCGTCATCGGCGGCGGTTTCGCCGGACTCACCGCGGCGATCACCGCCGCCGAGGCGGGCGCGAAGGTCACCGTGTACGAGGCGCACCACACGCTCGGAGGCCGGGCCCGGACCGCGGAGGGGCCGTACCGGACGAACGAGGGACCGCACGCTCTGTACAGCGGCGGCCCGCACTGGACCTGGCTCACGCAGCGGAACCTGATCGCTCCGCTCGCGCCTCTCCCGCCCCTGGAGGCGGCCCGGCTGCGCCTGCACCACAGGGGCGCCCTGCGCCGGACCCCGCCGTTCGGGATGCTCAGGCTCCTCCGCCCACGCCGTACGGGCCAACGGGCGCCCATCGACGCCGACTTCCTCACCTGGGCGACGGAGCAGGCGGGCGAGGAAGCCGCACGCGCCGCCGCCCACTACGCGGCGGTGGCGCTGTACCACCACGACCCGGGCTCCCTGTCAGCCGCGTTCGTGCAGGAACGGCTGCGGCGGGCCACGAAGCTGCCCCCGGAGGCGCACTACCCGCGCGGCGGCTGGGCGAGCGTCGTCGACCGGATGGCGGCCCGCGCCTGGAACCTGGGCGTGCGCATGGAGGCCCTGAGCCGGGTGGACAGCCTCGACACCGACGGGCGCGCCCACGGCCCGGTCATCGTGGCCACATCCCTCCCACGCCGCCCGCCGCCTGTTGAGGGACGACTCGCTGACCTGGCCGAGCGGCCTACCGCACTCGTCGACCTCGCCGTCCGCACCCGGCGCGGTGACGCGTTCGCGGTCTCCGACCTGGACGCGCCCGGCTGGATCGAGCGGTTCACCGCGCAGGACCGCACGCTGGCCCCGGTGGGCGAACAGCTGATCCAGGGGCAGTTCCCGATCGGCCCGCAGGAGTCGCGGGCGGATGGCGTCACCCGGGCCGAGCGCCTGTTGGACCTGGCCTTCCCCGGCTGGCGGGACCGGGTCACCTGGCAGCACGAGGCGACCGCGAGCGGCCGTACGGGGGCGGTCGATCCGCCCGGCACCAGCTGGCGCGACCGCCCGGCCGTGGACCGGGGCGACGGCGTGTACCTCGCGGGCGACCAGGTCGCGGCGCCGGGCGTGCTGTCGGAGGTGTCGTTCAACAGCGCCCTCGCTGCCGTTTCGCTGGCGCTGGGCAGAAGACCGAAGGACACGCTCGACCTCAAACATGCTTGA